One genomic segment of Pantanalinema sp. includes these proteins:
- a CDS encoding cyclic nucleotide-binding domain-containing protein — MTERVTDIARLIDQLPIFADLSSTEADQLASYFRLKKWVSGEVLFHEGENSRDLIFLVSGSVAIRKKDKIGQQKDIAKMDGKNVLGEAAFVDSSLRSATAVATADTIGIAMTPDHLDSICEYNPALAIKLLKKINRLLALKLRKTSKEFAEVAAASKA, encoded by the coding sequence ATGACCGAACGCGTGACTGACATCGCCCGTCTCATCGACCAGTTGCCCATCTTCGCCGACCTGTCGTCGACGGAGGCTGACCAGCTCGCCTCCTACTTCCGGCTCAAGAAGTGGGTGAGCGGCGAGGTCCTCTTCCACGAGGGCGAGAACTCCCGCGACCTGATCTTCCTGGTGAGTGGCTCGGTCGCCATCCGCAAGAAGGACAAGATCGGCCAGCAAAAGGACATCGCCAAGATGGACGGCAAGAACGTCCTGGGCGAGGCGGCCTTCGTCGACAGCAGCCTGCGCTCGGCGACGGCGGTGGCCACCGCCGACACCATCGGGATCGCCATGACCCCGGATCACCTCGATTCGATCTGCGAGTACAACCCGGCGCTCGCCATCAAGCTCCTCAAGAAGATCAATCGCCTGCTCGCGCTCAAGCTGCGCAAGACCTCCAAGGAGTTCGCCGAGGTCGCCGCGGCCTCGAAGGCGTAG
- a CDS encoding enoyl-CoA hydratase-related protein → MQLTEEVRLETRGPIAIITLSRPDKLNALTHAMGDAVRAHVARLNADPQVRVVLVRGEGRAFSAGGDLAFLRDNAARSEAENRAGMRDFYAKFLSLRALEVPSIALIHGRATGAGLSFALGCDMRVAAEDAKVSANFVRVGLNPGMGATFLLERLIGPARAAELVYTGRDVEMGEALAIGLVNHIVQADRLEATGLELAGRIAESAPVAIRRTKALMRRDDEALARALDGEAAAQAACFTTLDLQEGIQAVQERRAPRFTGA, encoded by the coding sequence ATGCAGCTCACCGAAGAGGTCCGCCTCGAGACGCGAGGCCCCATCGCCATCATCACCCTTTCGCGCCCGGACAAGCTCAACGCCTTGACTCACGCCATGGGGGACGCGGTGCGCGCGCACGTCGCGCGCCTCAACGCGGATCCCCAGGTGCGCGTGGTGCTGGTCCGGGGCGAGGGGCGCGCGTTCTCGGCCGGGGGCGATCTGGCCTTCTTGCGCGACAACGCCGCGCGATCCGAAGCGGAGAACCGGGCGGGAATGAGGGACTTCTACGCCAAGTTCCTGTCGCTGCGCGCGCTCGAGGTCCCCTCGATCGCGCTCATTCACGGCCGCGCGACCGGCGCCGGCCTCAGCTTCGCGCTCGGCTGCGACATGCGCGTGGCGGCCGAGGACGCCAAGGTCTCGGCCAACTTCGTGCGCGTCGGGCTCAACCCCGGCATGGGGGCGACCTTCCTGCTGGAGCGCCTGATCGGCCCCGCGCGTGCCGCCGAGCTGGTCTATACCGGCAGGGACGTGGAGATGGGCGAGGCGCTCGCCATCGGGCTGGTCAATCACATCGTGCAGGCCGACCGTCTCGAGGCCACCGGGCTGGAGCTGGCGGGGCGCATCGCCGAGAGCGCCCCGGTGGCGATCCGCCGCACCAAGGCCCTTATGCGGCGCGACGACGAGGCGCTCGCGCGCGCCCTCGACGGCGAGGCCGCGGCTCAGGCCGCCTGCTTCACCACCCTGGACCTCCAGGAGGGGATCCAGGCCGTCCAGGAGCGCCGCGCTCCACGCTTCACGGGCGCGTAG
- the sppA gene encoding signal peptide peptidase SppA has product MTRTTSIALAAVLPLVATPVRAAVPTDMGMIPSAALVDDAAAIVVNPGALGASAGASAMLTRQGWASGTTRLLFNAGALGLGYTHDNSGAIPYNDYAMGLGFGLGERMRWGMTYHLPAEGRPWSYDLGLMTRPFNHLSLGLAVRNVFATPGALGMAGREYQLGAGFRPFGPGWTLSVDVPYADGTPVNLTTVQPFFGLDVQLRDGVRLRGQVSTSLAYTVGLSLNTAQLALGAMGNGNTVGTHLKVSSLRERSALGAAGGQWATLDLAEALGRGGADLPLIGSLSDVPPVYPALRALSEAQADPAIGALIVKVGRVGGGWATLEELRAGITRFKESGKPVWAYLEDADFRTYYLASAADRVFLNPMGTLELAGTSRTLTHFKSLLDNLGVKAQFVAVGRYKTAMEPFERTTPSPAQREQTQALLDDQFDRVVQAIAGSRKLPLDKVRQAIDQGMLEAPAAQAAGFVDELAHRDEVPKRLEQQLARRLTGVNALALRYRTVAWAPPRVAIVHAAGSIVDGTSGSDLVQGATLGSDTLVAALREVRDDDAVKAVVFRVDSPGGSAMASDVMRRELMLVAEKKKVVVSMGDVAASGGYWVSMIPGTPVYADPGTITGSIGVIVGKFSIDGLLAKWGITNTTLKRGAHADMLSPTRPFTPDEEAKLRANADFFYGRFVSLVAANRDLSEGRVRELGNGRVYTGAMAQRLGLVDRLAGLDEAIAEARRRAGLDGQEVKLAFYPEVNPFGAIGLGADGQLRLGNTLSLASELRQAADRLAPWARTGVWLLPPDFDQ; this is encoded by the coding sequence ATGACCCGAACCACGTCGATCGCTCTTGCCGCCGTGCTTCCCCTGGTCGCGACCCCGGTCCGAGCGGCCGTGCCCACGGACATGGGCATGATCCCCTCGGCGGCCCTGGTCGACGACGCGGCGGCCATCGTCGTCAACCCCGGCGCGCTGGGAGCGAGCGCCGGGGCGAGCGCCATGCTGACGCGTCAGGGGTGGGCCAGCGGCACCACGCGCCTGCTCTTCAACGCGGGCGCGCTCGGCCTCGGCTACACCCACGACAACTCGGGCGCGATCCCCTACAACGACTACGCCATGGGCCTCGGTTTCGGCCTCGGCGAGCGCATGCGCTGGGGAATGACGTATCACCTGCCGGCCGAGGGCCGCCCCTGGAGCTACGACCTGGGCCTGATGACCCGTCCCTTCAACCACCTGTCGCTGGGCCTGGCCGTGCGCAACGTCTTCGCCACGCCGGGGGCGCTCGGGATGGCCGGCCGCGAGTACCAGCTCGGCGCTGGCTTCAGGCCCTTCGGCCCTGGCTGGACCCTGAGCGTGGATGTGCCCTACGCCGACGGCACCCCCGTCAACCTCACGACCGTACAACCCTTCTTCGGCCTGGACGTTCAGCTCCGCGACGGCGTGCGCCTGCGCGGCCAGGTCTCGACCTCCCTCGCCTACACCGTCGGCCTGTCGCTCAATACCGCCCAGCTCGCGCTCGGCGCCATGGGCAACGGCAACACCGTGGGCACCCACCTCAAGGTCTCGAGCCTGCGAGAGCGCTCGGCGCTGGGTGCGGCGGGCGGCCAGTGGGCCACCCTCGATCTTGCCGAGGCGCTGGGTCGCGGCGGCGCCGATCTCCCGTTGATCGGCTCGTTGAGCGACGTGCCCCCGGTCTACCCCGCGCTCAGGGCCCTCTCGGAGGCTCAGGCCGATCCCGCGATCGGTGCCCTCATCGTCAAGGTGGGCAGGGTGGGCGGGGGCTGGGCCACCCTCGAGGAGCTTCGCGCGGGCATCACCCGCTTCAAGGAGAGCGGCAAGCCCGTCTGGGCCTACCTGGAGGATGCGGACTTCCGCACCTATTACCTGGCGAGCGCTGCCGACCGCGTCTTCCTCAACCCCATGGGGACGCTCGAGCTCGCGGGCACGAGCCGGACCCTCACCCACTTCAAGAGCCTGCTCGACAACCTCGGCGTGAAGGCCCAGTTCGTCGCCGTCGGCCGCTACAAGACGGCCATGGAGCCCTTCGAGCGCACGACTCCGAGCCCCGCGCAGCGCGAGCAGACCCAGGCGCTCCTGGACGACCAGTTCGACCGGGTGGTGCAGGCGATCGCAGGCTCCCGCAAGCTCCCCTTGGACAAGGTGCGTCAGGCCATCGATCAGGGCATGCTCGAGGCGCCCGCGGCCCAGGCCGCGGGCTTCGTCGACGAGCTCGCCCACCGCGACGAGGTCCCCAAGCGCCTTGAGCAGCAGCTCGCTCGCCGGCTCACCGGGGTCAACGCCCTCGCCCTGCGCTACAGGACCGTGGCATGGGCTCCCCCGCGCGTCGCGATCGTGCACGCGGCGGGATCCATCGTGGACGGCACGAGCGGCAGCGACCTGGTCCAGGGTGCGACCCTCGGCTCGGATACCCTCGTCGCGGCCCTCAGGGAGGTGCGCGACGACGACGCCGTCAAGGCGGTGGTCTTCAGGGTCGACAGCCCCGGCGGCTCGGCCATGGCCTCCGACGTCATGCGCCGCGAGCTGATGCTCGTGGCCGAGAAGAAGAAGGTGGTCGTCTCGATGGGCGACGTGGCGGCCTCCGGCGGCTACTGGGTCTCGATGATCCCGGGGACGCCGGTCTACGCCGATCCCGGGACCATCACCGGGTCGATCGGGGTCATCGTCGGTAAGTTCAGCATCGACGGGCTGCTCGCCAAGTGGGGGATCACCAACACCACCCTCAAGCGCGGCGCCCACGCCGACATGCTCAGCCCGACTCGCCCCTTCACCCCTGACGAGGAGGCGAAGCTGCGCGCCAACGCCGACTTCTTCTACGGCAGGTTCGTGAGCCTGGTGGCCGCCAACCGCGACCTGTCCGAGGGGCGGGTGCGCGAGCTGGGCAACGGGCGGGTCTACACCGGCGCGATGGCCCAGCGCCTCGGCCTGGTGGATCGGCTGGCGGGCCTCGACGAGGCGATCGCCGAGGCCCGGCGGCGCGCGGGCCTCGACGGCCAGGAGGTGAAGCTCGCCTTCTATCCCGAGGTCAACCCCTTCGGGGCGATCGGCCTGGGCGCGGACGGCCAGCTGCGCCTCGGCAATACCCTCTCGCTGGCCTCCGAGCTGCGCCAGGCGGCAGACCGGCTCGCGCCGTGGGCCCGCACCGGCGTCTGGCTCCTTCCCCCCGATTTCGACCAGTAA
- the ruvX gene encoding Holliday junction resolvase RuvX, protein MQEQPRILSLDVGTKTIGVAVSDPLGLTAQAVETIRRQSMAQDLAQLQRLVQLYNPERFVVGYPLSMSGSPGPQAQFVETFVEHLRGLALPIDYIDERLTTKQAATALIASGMRRDKRKAVIDQQAAVLILQSYLDRRSRLQASPDAPLEP, encoded by the coding sequence ATGCAAGAACAGCCCCGCATCCTGAGCCTCGACGTGGGCACCAAGACCATCGGGGTCGCCGTGAGCGACCCGCTCGGCCTCACGGCTCAGGCCGTCGAGACCATCCGGCGCCAGAGCATGGCCCAGGACCTCGCCCAGTTGCAGCGCCTGGTCCAGCTATACAACCCTGAACGCTTTGTGGTAGGCTATCCCCTTAGCATGAGCGGCTCTCCGGGGCCGCAGGCCCAGTTCGTGGAGACGTTCGTCGAGCATCTTCGCGGCCTCGCGTTGCCGATCGACTACATTGACGAGCGCCTGACCACCAAGCAAGCTGCAACCGCGCTCATCGCGAGCGGGATGCGACGTGACAAGCGCAAGGCCGTGATCGATCAGCAGGCCGCGGTCCTCATCCTCCAGAGCTATCTCGATCGCCGCTCCCGGCTCCAGGCGAGCCCGGACGCCCCCCTGGAGCCGTAG
- a CDS encoding DUF1292 domain-containing protein yields MEEAKEDIVTLVDEDGNEHEFAVVDIIEVDEKEYALLLPAESESDAEDSEDVLVLRFEDDSLVMIDDENEFNRVVQYLEELGEQVES; encoded by the coding sequence ATGGAAGAAGCCAAGGAAGATATCGTCACGCTGGTTGACGAGGACGGCAACGAGCACGAGTTCGCGGTCGTCGACATCATCGAAGTGGACGAGAAGGAGTACGCCCTCCTGCTTCCCGCCGAGAGCGAGAGCGACGCCGAGGACAGCGAGGACGTGCTGGTGCTCCGCTTCGAGGACGACTCGCTGGTCATGATCGACGACGAGAACGAGTTCAACCGTGTCGTCCAGTACCTCGAAGAGCTGGGCGAACAGGTCGAAAGCTAG
- a CDS encoding SPOR domain-containing protein — protein MPKRDEELEYEYDDDEVEDLDAYASDDEEEDDDDAYDEDDEDDEEYEDDDEEPAGSGWQKKAAFVLAGVLVLGGGAYAYMKGMLPFSPKTEEVAQESSSPYANPNGFGKVAPTPGVPSVNEAVPADAQAPKEAPKPVAPKTEAPAKRAEVKVNADQPAAGTVAKPAAPAKQPARSAAVAKQAAPQPPKAIPAPAVPAGAGAYAVQCGAFASSANASNLASVLNAKGFQAWQPSPGSATTGAFSVRSTVVNTSAKANILKNQFASAGHPGAIVPAGRGRYYLQLGIFSGRSRADVIASELRAKGLFVSVAGGTTRVTSPNRVLVGKFATMDQAQAMATKVRRQGVPAIVVKI, from the coding sequence GTGCCCAAGCGCGACGAAGAACTAGAGTACGAGTACGACGACGACGAGGTCGAAGACCTCGACGCGTACGCGTCCGACGACGAAGAAGAAGACGACGACGACGCCTACGACGAGGACGACGAGGACGACGAGGAGTACGAGGACGACGACGAGGAACCTGCCGGCAGTGGCTGGCAGAAGAAGGCCGCGTTCGTGCTCGCCGGAGTCCTCGTGCTCGGGGGCGGTGCCTACGCCTACATGAAGGGGATGCTCCCCTTCTCGCCCAAGACCGAGGAAGTCGCGCAGGAGAGCAGCAGCCCCTACGCCAACCCGAACGGCTTCGGCAAGGTGGCCCCCACGCCCGGCGTGCCCTCGGTGAACGAGGCGGTCCCCGCCGACGCGCAGGCCCCCAAGGAGGCCCCGAAGCCCGTGGCCCCCAAGACCGAGGCCCCGGCCAAGAGGGCCGAGGTCAAGGTCAACGCCGATCAGCCCGCAGCGGGCACGGTCGCGAAGCCGGCTGCGCCGGCCAAGCAGCCTGCTCGGTCCGCGGCGGTGGCCAAGCAGGCAGCTCCTCAGCCTCCCAAGGCGATCCCCGCCCCTGCCGTCCCCGCCGGGGCCGGTGCTTACGCGGTCCAGTGCGGCGCCTTCGCCTCGAGCGCCAACGCGAGCAATCTTGCGAGCGTGCTGAACGCCAAGGGGTTCCAGGCGTGGCAACCGAGCCCCGGCTCGGCGACGACCGGCGCCTTCTCGGTGCGCTCGACCGTCGTCAACACCAGTGCCAAGGCCAACATCCTCAAGAACCAGTTCGCCAGCGCCGGTCACCCCGGAGCCATCGTGCCCGCGGGCCGCGGTCGGTACTACCTGCAGCTGGGGATCTTCTCCGGCCGCTCGCGCGCCGACGTGATCGCCAGCGAGTTGCGTGCCAAGGGGCTGTTCGTCTCGGTGGCCGGCGGGACGACCCGAGTGACCTCTCCCAACCGGGTCCTGGTCGGCAAGTTCGCCACCATGGACCAGGCGCAGGCGATGGCCACCAAGGTACGCCGTCAGGGCGTGCCTGCCATCGTGGTCAAGATCTAG
- a CDS encoding diacylglycerol kinase family protein codes for MPRRALVVFNRGAGRGRNACSVEAIAREIRSWGWTLETIDCQDERTTDAIASAIAGGVDTVVSLGGDGTANLCAGALIDTDVALGVVPCGTANDFARTLGIPLPIDRALAALRDGERMRIDVGWVNGHHFLNVASLGMGALIARGISPDRKRRWGRWAYALEVLRRLRTPRLHPFTLCLDGGCERFEAYQVAIANGCSFGGGFRIGAEARLDEGLFDVLVIEPGWLRRARKATASGLTLVGRLGSRTYRTRWLEITSTDRVTVNLDGEAHELVSPLHFRVRPLALSVLVARS; via the coding sequence CCGGAACGCGTGCTCCGTCGAGGCGATCGCCCGCGAGATCCGCTCCTGGGGCTGGACCCTCGAGACCATCGATTGCCAGGATGAGCGCACGACCGATGCGATCGCCTCGGCGATCGCCGGCGGGGTCGACACGGTGGTGAGCCTCGGCGGCGACGGCACGGCCAACCTCTGCGCAGGCGCCCTGATCGATACCGACGTGGCCCTCGGGGTCGTCCCGTGCGGCACCGCCAACGACTTCGCCCGGACCCTCGGCATTCCCCTGCCCATCGACCGGGCCCTCGCCGCGCTGCGGGACGGCGAGCGCATGAGGATCGACGTGGGGTGGGTGAACGGCCATCACTTCCTCAACGTGGCGTCGCTCGGCATGGGCGCGCTCATCGCGCGCGGCATCAGCCCGGATCGCAAGCGCCGCTGGGGACGGTGGGCCTATGCCCTCGAAGTCCTGCGCCGGCTGCGAACACCGAGGCTTCACCCCTTCACCCTCTGCCTGGACGGCGGGTGCGAGCGGTTCGAGGCGTACCAGGTGGCGATCGCCAATGGCTGCTCATTCGGAGGGGGCTTCCGGATCGGGGCCGAGGCGCGGCTCGACGAGGGGCTCTTCGACGTGCTGGTGATCGAGCCCGGCTGGTTGAGGCGCGCAAGAAAAGCCACCGCGTCGGGCTTGACCCTGGTAGGGCGGCTCGGAAGCCGCACCTACCGCACGCGGTGGCTTGAAATCACGTCGACGGATCGCGTGACGGTGAACCTGGACGGGGAAGCGCACGAGCTGGTTTCGCCCCTGCACTTCCGGGTGCGTCCTCTGGCCCTATCGGTCCTGGTCGCTAGATCTTGA